A region of Desulfomicrobium escambiense DSM 10707 DNA encodes the following proteins:
- a CDS encoding ABC transporter substrate-binding protein: MKAAKWVVALVFTLLSCVPALAADTIRIGAIFSVTGPASFLGEPEKNTLLMLKDKVNSAGGVNGKQVEVIVYDDESDVNKCVMAAKKLLDQDGVSVVIGPSISGNTLAISKFFSSAEVPLVSCAAAEKIVKPVDPWVFNTPQLDRHAVTKILQSAKARGFSKLAILTVSDGYGQAGRGVLNELIPAGGFQLVADEVYGPKDTDMTAQLTKIKGAAPDAIICWGTNPGPAVVARNRVQLGLTTPLYMSHGVASDKFIELAGDAAEGLVLPAGRLVAVDLVPADHPQKPVLEAYVADYAKAYNSPVSSFGGYAHDAFALVLEAVGKGGSAKPADIRDNLEKIAKFPGTSGVYTYGPDNHNGLDESAFIMVTIKNGTWNVTE, encoded by the coding sequence ATGAAAGCGGCGAAGTGGGTCGTTGCCCTCGTTTTCACCCTGTTGTCCTGCGTCCCGGCCCTGGCGGCCGACACGATCAGGATCGGCGCCATCTTCTCCGTGACCGGCCCGGCCTCCTTCCTGGGCGAGCCCGAGAAGAACACGCTCCTCATGCTCAAGGACAAGGTCAACTCGGCCGGAGGCGTGAACGGGAAACAGGTCGAGGTCATCGTCTACGACGACGAGTCCGACGTGAACAAGTGCGTCATGGCCGCCAAGAAGCTCCTGGACCAGGACGGCGTCAGCGTGGTCATCGGCCCGAGCATTTCCGGCAATACCCTGGCCATCTCCAAGTTCTTCTCCTCGGCCGAGGTGCCGCTGGTGTCCTGCGCGGCCGCCGAGAAGATCGTCAAGCCCGTGGACCCGTGGGTCTTCAACACCCCGCAGCTGGACCGCCATGCCGTGACCAAGATTCTCCAGAGCGCCAAGGCCAGGGGCTTCTCCAAGCTGGCCATCCTGACGGTGTCCGACGGCTACGGCCAAGCCGGCCGCGGGGTCCTGAACGAGCTCATCCCGGCCGGGGGCTTCCAGCTCGTGGCCGACGAGGTCTACGGGCCCAAGGACACGGACATGACCGCCCAGCTGACCAAGATCAAGGGCGCCGCGCCCGACGCCATCATCTGTTGGGGCACCAACCCCGGCCCGGCCGTAGTGGCCCGCAACCGCGTCCAGCTGGGCCTGACCACGCCCTTGTACATGAGTCACGGCGTGGCCTCGGACAAATTCATCGAACTGGCCGGCGACGCGGCCGAAGGGCTCGTTCTCCCGGCCGGCCGCCTGGTGGCCGTGGACCTGGTCCCGGCCGACCATCCCCAGAAACCGGTGCTTGAGGCCTACGTGGCCGATTACGCCAAGGCCTACAACTCCCCGGTCTCGTCCTTCGGCGGCTACGCCCACGACGCCTTCGCCCTGGTCCTGGAGGCCGTCGGCAAGGGCGGCTCTGCCAAGCCCGCCGACATCCGCGACAACCTGGAGAAGATCGCGAAGTTCCCCGGAACGTCGGGGGTGTACACCTACGGCCCCGACAACCACAACGGCCTTGACGAGAGCGCCTTCATCATGGTGACCATCAAGAACGGCACCTGGAACGTGACCGAGTAG
- the rpsT gene encoding 30S ribosomal protein S20, translating to MANHKSALKRHRQSLKARERNRMMKTRVKNAMKAVRTAIESQDQDAVTTALKAATTVLDKAASKKVVHWRTAARKISRLSLAANKI from the coding sequence TTGGCCAATCACAAGTCTGCCCTCAAGAGACACCGCCAGAGCCTCAAGGCCCGCGAGCGCAATAGAATGATGAAAACCCGTGTGAAGAACGCCATGAAGGCCGTGCGCACCGCCATCGAGTCCCAGGACCAGGATGCCGTGACCACCGCCCTGAAGGCCGCCACCACGGTTCTGGACAAAGCCGCGAGCAAGAAAGTCGTGCACTGGCGCACTGCCGCCCGGAAGATTTCCCGTCTTTCCCTGGCCGCGAACAAGATCTAG
- the glyS gene encoding glycine--tRNA ligase subunit beta: protein MSHFVLEIGVEEMPARFLPLLDRELRERFEALLGESGLEFGAVASFSTPRRLVVDITGLAGVQKTEEIVVSGPPVRIALDADGKPTKAGLGFAKSQNVEFDQVYVEKTDKGEYLALKKTVGGRVAADILAETCAAVLPSLTFPKKMQWIGKDCTFGRPVRWLLAMLDDRAVPFDFAGLTAGSETRGHRVMGPGPFAVPHADDYARVLLEQGRVVLDAAARRSAIRADGDRLAAEVGGTVEWSESLLDQVANLVEAPRAMLGGFHEKFLELPAEVLLTSMETHQKSFGLRGADGKLLPYFLTAANIESREPALVRKGWERVLRARLEDARFFWEADCAATFEQWLDKLDKVIFIGPLGTMGDKTRRLEKLAASIASRIAPELSADMGRAGRLSKADLVSEMVYEFDDLQGKMGGIYARMKGKGETVARALYEQYLPAGQDSPLPGSMAGVILSLADKLDNLAGCFGLGMMPTGAADPYALRRNALGVCRIVLEKGLTLDLAELLREAQVGYVGVEWKLPPEEALDKLMDFFGQRLRAYWNAQGVPTLVLEAAMAPGFGDIFETWRRVEALADFSREADFEASVLTFKRAANIIRKQAGQELSGEIRENLLEGDAEKAFWAALQAVEPEWARLAEAGDYPKMLALLGTLRPVVDAFFDGVMVMCDDAALRTNRLNLLQRLVSTLGRVADFGKFQV from the coding sequence ATGAGTCATTTCGTTCTTGAGATCGGTGTGGAGGAAATGCCGGCGCGTTTCCTGCCCCTGCTGGACCGGGAGCTGCGCGAACGCTTCGAGGCCCTGCTCGGCGAGTCCGGGCTCGAATTCGGCGCCGTGGCCTCCTTTTCCACGCCCCGGCGTCTGGTGGTGGACATCACGGGACTGGCCGGCGTGCAGAAGACCGAGGAGATCGTGGTCTCGGGCCCGCCCGTGCGCATCGCCCTCGACGCCGACGGAAAACCGACCAAGGCGGGGCTGGGCTTCGCCAAGTCCCAGAACGTTGAGTTCGACCAGGTCTACGTGGAGAAGACGGACAAGGGCGAGTACCTGGCCCTGAAGAAGACCGTCGGCGGCCGCGTCGCGGCCGACATCCTGGCCGAGACGTGCGCGGCCGTGCTGCCGTCCCTGACCTTCCCCAAGAAGATGCAGTGGATCGGCAAGGACTGCACTTTCGGCCGCCCCGTGCGCTGGCTCCTGGCCATGCTGGACGACAGGGCGGTGCCCTTCGACTTCGCGGGCCTGACGGCGGGCTCGGAAACACGCGGTCACCGTGTCATGGGTCCCGGCCCCTTCGCCGTGCCCCACGCCGACGACTACGCCCGCGTCCTTCTTGAGCAGGGCAGGGTGGTCCTCGACGCCGCGGCCCGCAGGTCCGCCATACGCGCCGACGGCGACCGCCTGGCCGCCGAGGTCGGCGGTACGGTGGAGTGGTCCGAGTCGCTGCTGGACCAGGTGGCCAACCTGGTGGAGGCGCCCAGGGCCATGCTTGGCGGCTTTCACGAAAAATTCCTGGAACTTCCGGCCGAAGTCCTGCTGACGAGCATGGAAACCCACCAGAAGAGTTTCGGCCTGCGCGGTGCGGACGGCAAGCTCCTGCCGTATTTCCTGACCGCCGCCAACATCGAGTCCCGCGAGCCCGCCCTGGTCCGTAAGGGCTGGGAGAGGGTCCTGCGGGCCCGCCTGGAGGACGCCCGCTTCTTCTGGGAGGCAGACTGCGCCGCCACCTTCGAGCAGTGGCTGGACAAGCTCGACAAGGTCATCTTCATCGGCCCACTCGGCACCATGGGCGACAAGACCCGCAGGCTCGAAAAGCTCGCCGCGTCCATCGCCTCGCGCATCGCCCCGGAACTGTCCGCGGACATGGGCCGGGCAGGCCGCCTGTCCAAGGCCGATCTCGTATCCGAGATGGTCTACGAGTTCGACGACCTGCAGGGCAAGATGGGCGGCATCTACGCCCGCATGAAGGGCAAGGGCGAGACCGTGGCCCGGGCGCTCTACGAGCAGTACCTGCCCGCGGGCCAGGATTCCCCGCTGCCGGGGAGCATGGCCGGCGTCATCCTGTCCCTGGCCGACAAGCTTGACAACCTGGCCGGCTGCTTCGGCCTGGGCATGATGCCCACGGGCGCGGCCGACCCGTACGCCCTGCGGCGCAACGCCCTGGGCGTGTGTCGCATCGTGCTCGAAAAGGGGCTGACCCTGGACCTGGCGGAACTCCTGCGCGAGGCCCAGGTCGGGTACGTCGGTGTGGAGTGGAAGCTGCCGCCCGAAGAGGCGCTGGACAAGCTCATGGATTTCTTCGGCCAGCGTCTGCGCGCCTACTGGAACGCCCAGGGCGTCCCGACCCTGGTCCTCGAGGCTGCCATGGCCCCCGGCTTTGGCGACATCTTCGAGACTTGGCGGCGGGTGGAGGCCCTGGCCGATTTTAGCCGCGAGGCGGATTTCGAGGCCTCGGTCCTGACCTTCAAGCGCGCAGCCAACATCATCCGCAAGCAGGCCGGTCAGGAACTCTCGGGCGAGATCCGCGAGAACCTGCTCGAAGGCGACGCCGAGAAGGCCTTCTGGGCCGCGCTGCAGGCCGTCGAGCCCGAGTGGGCCCGTCTGGCCGAGGCCGGCGACTACCCGAAGATGCTGGCCCTCCTGGGCACCCTGCGCCCGGTGGTGGACGCCTTCTTCGACGGCGTCATGGTTATGTGCGACGACGCGGCCTTGCGCACCAATCGCCTGAACCTGCTGCAAAGGCTGGTCTCGACCCTGGGACGGGTGGCCGATTTCGGAAAATTCCAGGTCTGA
- a CDS encoding glycine--tRNA ligase subunit alpha yields MNFQDVISNLQRFWAGQGCVLQFPYDMEVGAGTFNPSTFLRVLGPEPWKVAYPESTRRPTDGRYGENPNRLQHYFQFQVILKPSPANVLELYLDSLGVLGIDKHVHDIRFVEDDWESPTLGAWGLGWEVWLNGMEVTQFTYFQQVGGINLEPVSCEITYGVERLCMYLQEKESVYDLAWNDHVTYGQVYHQAEVEHSKYNFDHSDQDMLLGFFNACEAESRKLCEAGLPWPAYDFCLKCSHTFNLLDARGAISITERAKYIARVRALASAVARLYVEQRAAMGHPLLKS; encoded by the coding sequence ATGAATTTTCAGGACGTCATCAGCAACCTGCAGCGTTTCTGGGCCGGACAGGGCTGCGTGCTGCAGTTTCCATACGACATGGAGGTCGGGGCCGGGACCTTCAACCCCTCGACCTTCCTGCGGGTCCTGGGCCCCGAGCCCTGGAAGGTGGCCTACCCCGAGTCCACCCGCCGCCCCACGGACGGCCGCTACGGCGAGAATCCCAACCGCCTGCAGCACTATTTCCAGTTCCAGGTCATCCTGAAGCCGTCCCCGGCCAACGTGCTGGAACTGTACCTGGACAGTCTCGGGGTGCTGGGCATCGACAAGCACGTCCACGACATCCGCTTCGTCGAGGACGACTGGGAGAGTCCGACGCTGGGCGCCTGGGGCCTGGGTTGGGAAGTGTGGCTCAACGGCATGGAGGTCACGCAGTTCACGTACTTCCAGCAGGTCGGCGGCATCAACCTGGAGCCCGTCAGCTGCGAGATCACCTACGGCGTGGAGCGGCTGTGCATGTACCTGCAGGAGAAGGAGTCGGTCTACGACCTGGCCTGGAACGACCACGTGACCTACGGGCAGGTCTACCACCAGGCCGAGGTGGAGCACTCGAAGTACAATTTCGACCACTCGGACCAGGACATGCTGCTGGGCTTCTTCAACGCCTGCGAGGCTGAGTCCCGCAAGCTCTGCGAGGCCGGGCTGCCCTGGCCGGCCTACGACTTCTGCCTGAAGTGCTCCCACACCTTCAACCTGCTGGACGCCCGCGGAGCCATCTCTATCACCGAGCGGGCCAAGTACATCGCCCGGGTCCGGGCCCTGGCCTCGGCCGTGGCCAGGCTCTACGTCGAACAGCGCGCGGCGATGGGGCATCCGCTTTTGAAATCCTGA